Proteins encoded in a region of the Quercus lobata isolate SW786 chromosome 8, ValleyOak3.0 Primary Assembly, whole genome shotgun sequence genome:
- the LOC115956928 gene encoding uncharacterized protein LOC115956928: protein MNPLKYLVEKPVQDGKTAKWVLLLLEFNIKYVTRKSVMGRVIADHLAHCSPKEAEEIQGDFPDEDIIRIEVESWKMYFDGAINQNESGIRVLLISPKGTHIPFSSRLNFPATNNATEYEACIIGLQAALGLGVKELKVYGDSALIISQIQNKWKIKEERPIPYHECL, encoded by the coding sequence ATGAATCCTTTGAAGTACTTAGTGGAAAAACCTGTGCAAGATGGGAAGACAGCTAAATGGGTGTTGCTTCTATTAGAATTTAACATTAAATATGTGACTCGGAAATCTGTGATGGGTAGAGTAATTGCTGACCATTTAGCCCACTGTTCACCAAAAGAAGCTGAAGAAATCCAAGGAGACTTTCCAGATGAAGATATCATAAGGATTGAAGTAGAATCATGGAAGATGTACTTCGATGGAGCAATAAATCAAAATGAAAGTGGAATTAGAGTTCTCTTAATCTCTCCAAAAGGGACACACATCCCATTCTCTAGCAGACTCAACTTTCCTGCCACCAATAATGCCACTGAATATGAAGCTTGCATCATAGGGTTACAAGCAGCCCTAGGCCTAGGGGTGAAAGAGTTGAAGGTGTATGGAGACTCAGCCTTGATAATCTCCCAGATTCAGAATAAatggaagatcaaagaagaaaggCCGATACCTTATCATGAATGTCTTTAG